Proteins found in one Acidobacteriota bacterium genomic segment:
- a CDS encoding NADH-quinone oxidoreductase subunit L encodes MDFQAHVLKIIMIPLLGSLMIPVLGWLGKRKATGYLSVALLGTTHVMTWFLLQPALNGEMFTRSFPIWGPINFTITLDALAAFMCFASSLLALLIAIYSLGYIEHTENEPEYYFIVTLFLGAMMGLVFSGNLIILYLFWEISALACWRLIGYYREADYIWKADKAFLVTFGGAVLMLFGFILLFAQYGTFEIAQLAGKEIGGLALFLILCGIFSKSASFPLHTWLPDAGVAPSTITSLLHAAILVKIGLYGFARMFLMGMKISDQLQTAVLVLALVSAFVSACAALMETNIKRLLAYSTVSQIGYTFLGLAAFSRDGYVGAILYILAHGLAKGGLFLCAGIIEHGTHTKDMTKMGGLLKKMPVTAVCYLICALSIAGIPPMAGFFCKWFVISGLLESGHQYVALFAILTAVITLLYMLKSFHYMFLGKPRSDREAHHEGTPVMVGVVTVLASLTIVTSVLLQFPYRLAKKADLERLALRKPACTAPVVAGTVKPLVHVETRGEEMTPCK; translated from the coding sequence ATGGATTTTCAGGCGCATGTATTGAAAATCATCATGATCCCGCTTCTGGGATCCCTGATGATTCCGGTCCTGGGTTGGCTGGGGAAGCGCAAGGCGACGGGCTACCTGTCGGTGGCCCTGCTCGGCACCACCCACGTCATGACCTGGTTCCTCCTTCAGCCGGCCCTGAATGGCGAAATGTTCACGAGGAGCTTCCCGATCTGGGGACCGATCAACTTCACGATCACCCTGGACGCGCTGGCGGCATTCATGTGCTTCGCCTCGTCCCTCCTCGCCCTGCTCATCGCCATCTACTCCCTGGGGTACATCGAGCACACCGAGAACGAGCCGGAGTACTACTTCATCGTGACCCTCTTCCTCGGGGCGATGATGGGCCTGGTGTTCTCGGGGAACCTCATCATCCTGTACCTCTTCTGGGAAATCTCGGCCCTGGCCTGCTGGCGGTTGATCGGCTACTACCGCGAGGCGGACTACATCTGGAAGGCGGACAAGGCCTTCCTGGTCACCTTCGGCGGGGCGGTGCTGATGCTCTTCGGGTTCATCCTCCTCTTCGCCCAGTACGGGACCTTCGAGATCGCCCAGTTGGCCGGCAAGGAGATCGGCGGGCTCGCGCTCTTCCTGATCCTCTGCGGCATCTTCAGTAAAAGCGCCTCCTTCCCGCTTCACACCTGGCTGCCGGACGCCGGGGTGGCGCCCTCCACCATTACCTCGCTGCTCCACGCCGCCATCCTGGTCAAGATCGGCTTGTACGGCTTTGCCCGGATGTTCCTGATGGGCATGAAGATCTCCGACCAGCTCCAGACCGCGGTCCTGGTGCTGGCCCTGGTGAGCGCCTTCGTCTCGGCCTGCGCGGCCCTGATGGAGACCAATATCAAGCGCCTGCTGGCCTACTCCACGGTCAGCCAGATCGGCTACACCTTCCTCGGCCTGGCGGCCTTCTCCCGCGACGGCTACGTGGGGGCCATCCTCTACATCCTGGCCCACGGCCTGGCCAAGGGCGGGCTCTTCCTCTGCGCCGGCATCATCGAGCACGGCACCCACACCAAGGACATGACGAAGATGGGGGGCCTCCTGAAGAAGATGCCGGTCACGGCCGTGTGCTACCTGATCTGCGCGCTGTCCATCGCCGGCATCCCGCCCATGGCCGGCTTCTTCTGCAAGTGGTTCGTCATTTCGGGCCTGCTGGAGTCCGGGCACCAGTACGTCGCGCTCTTCGCCATCCTGACGGCGGTGATCACGCTGCTCTACATGCTCAAGAGCTTCCACTACATGTTCCTGGGCAAGCCGCGGAGCGACAGGGAAGCCCATCACGAGGGGACCCCCGTGATGGTGGGCGTGGTGACCGTCCTGGCCTCCCTCACCATCGTCACCAGCGTCCTGCTGCAGTTCCCGTACCGGCTGGCCAAGAAGGCCGACCTCGAGCGACTGGCCCTGAGGAAGCCCGCGTGTACCGCCCCGGTGGTCGCCGGCACCGTCAAACCCCTTGTTCACGTCGAGA
- a CDS encoding DUF4412 domain-containing protein produces the protein MRSFGKIILAAAAVLALSGAAAAGVYIEQQNHMDAFTMMGQNSPEKNTIDKIYMETGKMAMQGEGNDVIVRLDLKKMYIVDRAAKTYQVADLPLQFPPEFAQMMSMMTFDVDVKKTGETRQVSGYNCEKVVLTLSGGMVNMKMTMTMWCTKDIKIPFGDYFEMSATMMSSNPSMKQMMDKMKSIDAGFPVESEMAMEVMGSAMRGTTKLLKVENKPIPAAVFDPPAGFKSEPLDFMKMMQKGGR, from the coding sequence ATGCGTTCCTTTGGCAAGATCATCCTGGCGGCCGCGGCCGTCCTCGCTCTCTCCGGGGCTGCCGCCGCGGGCGTTTACATCGAGCAGCAGAACCACATGGACGCCTTCACCATGATGGGGCAGAACAGCCCCGAGAAGAACACCATCGACAAGATCTACATGGAGACGGGAAAGATGGCCATGCAGGGCGAGGGCAATGACGTGATCGTCCGCCTCGACCTCAAGAAGATGTACATCGTCGACCGCGCCGCGAAGACCTACCAGGTGGCCGACCTGCCCCTCCAGTTCCCCCCCGAGTTCGCCCAGATGATGTCCATGATGACCTTCGACGTGGACGTCAAGAAGACCGGCGAAACCCGGCAGGTGTCGGGCTACAACTGCGAAAAGGTGGTCCTGACCCTTTCCGGCGGCATGGTGAACATGAAGATGACGATGACCATGTGGTGCACCAAGGACATCAAGATCCCCTTCGGGGACTACTTCGAGATGAGCGCCACCATGATGTCGTCCAACCCGTCCATGAAGCAGATGATGGACAAGATGAAATCCATCGACGCCGGCTTCCCCGTGGAGTCCGAGATGGCGATGGAGGTCATGGGCTCCGCGATGCGCGGGACCACCAAGCTGCTGAAGGTGGAGAACAAGCCGATCCCCGCCGCCGTCTTCGACCCGCCCGCCGGCTTCAAGTCGGAGCCCCTCGACTTCATGAAGATGATGCAGAAGGGCGGCCGCTGA
- the nuoE gene encoding NADH-quinone oxidoreductase subunit NuoE — translation MNTAVLPDDLRQEIAALRQRFPLGSSALIPALYAVQARWGHVPDTLADALAEALEVPPERVREVVTFYFMFNEKPVGRHHIFLCRNLSCWLRGSEDLRAHLESRLGIRLGETTPDGLFTLTGVECLGMCDHAPVMQINGEFYPDLTAEKIDAVLDTLKTKPNPL, via the coding sequence ATGAACACCGCCGTGCTCCCCGACGACCTCCGCCAGGAAATCGCCGCCCTCCGGCAGCGCTTCCCCCTGGGCTCGAGCGCCCTGATCCCCGCCCTCTACGCGGTCCAGGCCCGCTGGGGACACGTCCCCGACACCCTGGCGGACGCCCTGGCCGAGGCGCTGGAGGTCCCGCCGGAGCGGGTGCGGGAAGTCGTCACCTTTTATTTCATGTTCAACGAGAAACCCGTGGGCCGCCACCACATCTTCCTCTGCAGGAACCTCTCCTGCTGGCTGCGGGGGAGCGAAGACCTCCGGGCGCACCTGGAAAGCCGGCTCGGGATCCGCCTGGGGGAGACGACACCCGACGGGCTCTTCACCCTGACGGGGGTCGAGTGCCTGGGCATGTGCGACCATGCGCCCGTCATGCAGATCAACGGGGAGTTTTACCCCGACCTCACGGCGGAGAAGATCGACGCCGTTCTCGACACGCTGAAAACGAAACCAAACCCACTTTAG
- a CDS encoding NADH-quinone oxidoreductase subunit D has product MQQPPLTPIETSEDGSRQSFLLNIGPSHPAMHGIIRINVDLDGETIRKAEVEIGYLHRAFEKDAEHVSWNGVMPYTDRLNYVSPLLNNFGYCMAVEKLLGVRPPERAEYIRVVLGEISRLADHLTCVGASAMEVGAFTAFLYFMQAREHAYELIEDVTGARVTVSYGRVGGVRADLPEGFAAKARECFKIIRALLKETDQLLTKNRIFFDRFRGTCPITRELALDYGMMGPWLRSTGVAHDLRKAEPYAVYDRVQFEVPTGEAGDNYDRYRVRMAEMEQSIRICEQCFDQMTAGGVRTPVPAEYLDAAAMVDAAKHARTAGLIHCEAKLSPNLEGQGAEHKAAVIAGGPPVAMPPLGKTYGSIEGLMNHFMLVMENQGIQPPAGDAYAAVEGANGELGFYVVSNGTGRPWRVRVHSPCFVIMAALEELLPGHMIADLIVTFGSVNMIGGELDR; this is encoded by the coding sequence ATGCAGCAGCCGCCCCTCACCCCCATCGAGACCTCGGAGGACGGGAGCCGTCAGAGCTTCCTCCTGAACATCGGGCCGTCTCATCCCGCCATGCACGGCATCATCCGCATCAACGTGGACCTGGACGGCGAGACCATCCGGAAGGCCGAGGTGGAGATCGGCTACCTGCACCGCGCCTTCGAGAAGGACGCCGAGCACGTGAGCTGGAATGGCGTGATGCCCTACACAGACCGGCTCAACTACGTCTCCCCGTTGCTGAACAACTTCGGCTACTGCATGGCGGTGGAGAAGCTCCTGGGGGTCCGGCCGCCCGAGCGGGCCGAGTACATCCGCGTCGTCCTGGGGGAGATCTCCCGCCTGGCCGACCACCTGACCTGCGTCGGCGCCTCCGCCATGGAGGTGGGCGCCTTCACCGCCTTCCTGTACTTCATGCAGGCCCGCGAACACGCCTACGAACTCATCGAGGACGTCACCGGCGCCCGGGTCACCGTGTCCTACGGCCGGGTGGGCGGCGTCCGGGCCGACCTGCCCGAAGGGTTCGCCGCCAAGGCACGGGAATGCTTCAAGATAATCCGCGCCCTTCTGAAGGAGACCGACCAGCTCCTCACGAAGAACCGGATCTTCTTCGACCGCTTCCGGGGGACCTGCCCCATCACCCGGGAGCTGGCCCTGGACTACGGGATGATGGGGCCCTGGCTCCGGTCCACGGGGGTGGCCCACGACCTCCGGAAGGCCGAGCCCTACGCCGTCTACGACCGGGTGCAGTTCGAGGTCCCCACCGGCGAGGCCGGGGACAACTACGACCGGTACCGGGTCCGGATGGCGGAGATGGAGCAGTCCATCCGCATCTGCGAGCAGTGCTTCGACCAGATGACGGCCGGCGGGGTTCGGACGCCGGTGCCCGCGGAGTACCTGGACGCCGCGGCCATGGTGGACGCGGCCAAGCACGCCCGCACCGCCGGCCTGATCCACTGCGAGGCGAAATTGTCCCCGAACCTCGAGGGGCAGGGTGCGGAGCACAAGGCCGCGGTGATCGCGGGCGGCCCGCCGGTGGCCATGCCGCCGCTCGGGAAGACCTACGGCAGCATCGAGGGCCTCATGAACCACTTCATGCTGGTCATGGAGAACCAGGGGATCCAGCCGCCGGCCGGCGACGCCTACGCCGCGGTGGAAGGCGCCAACGGGGAACTCGGGTTCTACGTGGTGAGCAACGGGACGGGCCGCCCCTGGAGGGTCCGGGTCCACTCCCCCTGCTTCGTCATCATGGCGGCCCTGGAGGAACTCCTCCCGGGGCACATGATCGCCGACCTCATCGTCACCTTCGGGAGCGTGAACATGATCGGGGGAGAACTGGACCGATGA
- a CDS encoding response regulator, protein MNNPPRVLIVDDQPDNLVLLEAFLRPEGYEVRKAPDGPRAVALAREDAPDLVLLDVLMPGMDGFAVCRALRGNSRTRFVPVIMITALQETEDRIRGLEAGADDFVSKPVQDDLLLAKIRSLLRLKKMRDELDGIRTDFGNMMVHDLRAPVHTILGLVELLREDLGAMAGSPSRLLDLVEKSARGIDTRITDFLELARLESGRLKLNRARTDVVQLAREALERFGPVAGKKRLNVRLEAPGDPVLADVDAGRLEQVFDNLLQNAVKFSPAGGGITVRVSREAATVRCRVEDEGPGFPAADSEALFEKYFQRDGRQGGVGLGLYVCRAVVEAHGGSIRAENRPGGGARFTFELPLHEP, encoded by the coding sequence GTGAATAATCCCCCCCGGGTCCTGATCGTCGACGACCAACCCGACAACCTCGTCCTGCTGGAGGCCTTCCTGCGCCCCGAGGGATACGAGGTCCGGAAAGCCCCCGACGGCCCGCGGGCCGTGGCGCTCGCCCGGGAGGACGCGCCGGACCTGGTGCTGCTGGACGTCCTCATGCCGGGCATGGACGGGTTCGCCGTCTGCCGCGCCCTCCGCGGGAATTCCCGGACCCGGTTCGTCCCCGTCATCATGATCACCGCCCTCCAGGAGACCGAGGACCGCATCCGGGGCCTGGAGGCGGGGGCCGACGACTTCGTCTCGAAGCCCGTCCAGGACGACCTGCTCCTGGCCAAGATCCGGTCGTTGCTGCGGTTGAAGAAAATGCGCGACGAACTCGACGGGATCCGCACCGACTTCGGAAACATGATGGTGCACGATCTTCGCGCCCCGGTGCACACCATCCTGGGACTGGTGGAGCTGCTTCGGGAAGACCTGGGCGCCATGGCCGGCAGCCCCTCCCGCCTCCTCGACCTCGTGGAGAAGAGCGCCCGGGGCATCGACACGCGGATCACCGACTTCCTCGAGCTGGCCCGGCTGGAATCGGGCCGGCTGAAATTGAACCGGGCGCGCACGGATGTCGTCCAATTGGCCAGGGAAGCCCTAGAACGCTTCGGCCCGGTGGCGGGGAAAAAGCGCCTGAACGTCCGCCTCGAGGCGCCCGGGGACCCCGTCCTGGCCGACGTCGATGCAGGTCGGCTGGAACAGGTTTTCGACAACCTCCTGCAGAATGCCGTCAAGTTCTCGCCCGCCGGGGGTGGCATCACGGTGCGGGTCTCCCGGGAAGCCGCGACCGTCCGCTGCCGGGTGGAGGACGAGGGGCCGGGCTTCCCCGCCGCCGACAGCGAGGCGCTGTTCGAGAAGTATTTCCAGCGCGACGGGCGCCAGGGCGGGGTGGGCCTGGGCCTCTACGTCTGCCGGGCGGTGGTGGAGGCCCACGGTGGTTCGATCCGGGCTGAAAACCGTCCGGGCGGGGGCGCCCGGTTCACCTTCGAACTGCCGTTGCACGAGCCGTAA
- a CDS encoding HAMP domain-containing histidine kinase: protein MPTRTPPKPSAGQNSAALRHMVEELAEANHRLLNRENELRRKQFFQEVFNQTLTRLIASTDLNTGLNDALGILCPAIDAEIGLVYLAEGRQAVPAATWNFDGEPPGIAPGKGFPGVVFREHKRLVIADIPADFPFKIRKDPNLEVLPRVMIAQPIPRAEQVLGVILVGSTKPFSPEHLDLLERVSIQAGLAVTHALHLRRAMDLTRELKFKSESLKHKYSELEKASRTKSMIFAGISHELKTPLNAIIGFSRVLLKKTHGDLSPDQEAYARLILKNGEHLLTVINEILDYARLDAEAAELPLADLNLSGEIEDCLLSMRPLAERKRQKFLFRCGTELPGIRTNRNKLKQILFNLLSNAVKFSPEGSEIEIATRLSEYGDEVRVTVSDHGPGIPPEDRERVFEPFFRASQASATEGTGLGLSLTRGMVERLGGRIRVEPGPDGGSAFSFTLPVAGFEPGGTGRELVKARGGNGE, encoded by the coding sequence GTGCCCACGCGGACCCCTCCGAAACCGAGCGCCGGGCAGAATTCCGCCGCGCTTCGCCACATGGTGGAGGAGCTGGCGGAGGCCAATCACCGCCTCCTGAACCGCGAAAACGAACTCCGGCGAAAGCAGTTTTTCCAGGAGGTCTTCAACCAGACCCTGACCCGCCTGATCGCCTCGACGGACCTGAACACGGGTCTTAACGACGCCCTGGGGATCCTGTGCCCGGCCATCGATGCGGAGATCGGCCTTGTCTACCTGGCGGAGGGCCGCCAGGCCGTTCCGGCCGCCACCTGGAACTTCGACGGCGAACCGCCCGGCATCGCCCCGGGAAAGGGGTTTCCCGGGGTGGTGTTCCGCGAGCACAAGCGCCTCGTCATTGCGGACATCCCGGCCGATTTCCCCTTCAAGATCCGCAAAGACCCCAACCTCGAGGTGTTGCCCCGCGTGATGATCGCCCAGCCGATCCCGCGGGCGGAACAGGTCCTGGGCGTCATCCTCGTCGGTTCCACCAAGCCGTTCTCGCCCGAGCACCTGGACCTTCTGGAGCGGGTGTCGATCCAGGCGGGGTTGGCGGTCACCCATGCCCTCCACCTGCGCCGGGCCATGGACCTGACCCGGGAGCTGAAGTTCAAGTCCGAGTCCCTCAAGCACAAGTACTCGGAGCTGGAGAAGGCCTCCCGGACGAAATCCATGATCTTCGCGGGGATCTCCCACGAGCTGAAGACCCCGCTGAACGCCATCATCGGGTTCTCCCGGGTGCTGCTCAAGAAGACCCACGGGGACCTTTCCCCCGACCAGGAGGCGTACGCCCGGCTGATCCTCAAGAACGGCGAGCACCTGCTCACCGTGATCAACGAGATCCTCGATTACGCGCGGCTCGATGCCGAGGCCGCCGAACTGCCCCTGGCGGACCTGAACCTCTCCGGCGAGATCGAGGACTGCCTCCTTTCCATGCGCCCCCTGGCCGAGCGGAAGCGGCAGAAGTTCCTCTTCCGCTGCGGGACGGAACTCCCCGGCATACGGACCAACCGGAACAAGCTCAAGCAGATCCTCTTCAACCTCCTGAGCAACGCCGTCAAGTTCTCCCCCGAGGGCTCCGAGATCGAGATCGCCACCCGGCTGTCCGAGTACGGGGACGAGGTGCGGGTGACGGTGTCCGACCACGGGCCGGGCATACCCCCCGAAGACCGGGAGCGGGTCTTCGAGCCGTTCTTCCGGGCTTCCCAGGCTTCAGCCACGGAAGGCACCGGGCTGGGGCTTTCCCTCACCCGGGGTATGGTGGAGCGCCTGGGCGGGCGCATCCGCGTCGAGCCGGGCCCGGACGGCGGCAGCGCCTTCTCCTTCACCCTCCCCGTCGCCGGTTTCGAGCCGGGGGGTACGGGGCGCGAACTCGTGAAGGCCCGCGGAGGCAACGGTGAATAA
- a CDS encoding Hsp20/alpha crystallin family protein, protein MGFGDMSRKKQPHEIGELFSLQRHVQGLFHREARAGHGTGVCWTPVTDVYEMEDRFVIILEVPGIVRKDMEIVAQGNEIVIKGIRRPAPEFGKANFHQLEREFGEFHRVFTFETVLDPNRVEASLRNGVLVVTVPKASAGGADAVPVH, encoded by the coding sequence ATGGGGTTCGGGGATATGAGCCGCAAGAAGCAACCGCACGAAATCGGGGAGTTGTTCAGCCTGCAGCGGCACGTGCAGGGCCTGTTTCACCGGGAGGCCCGGGCCGGGCACGGGACCGGCGTCTGCTGGACGCCCGTCACGGACGTGTACGAGATGGAGGACCGGTTCGTGATCATCCTGGAGGTCCCGGGCATCGTCCGGAAAGACATGGAGATCGTCGCCCAGGGCAACGAGATCGTCATCAAGGGGATCCGCCGGCCCGCCCCGGAGTTCGGCAAGGCGAACTTCCACCAGTTGGAGAGGGAATTCGGCGAATTTCACCGGGTCTTCACCTTCGAGACGGTCCTCGATCCGAACCGGGTGGAAGCGTCCCTCCGCAACGGCGTGCTGGTCGTGACCGTTCCCAAGGCCTCCGCCGGGGGCGCCGACGCCGTCCCCGTGCACTAG
- a CDS encoding EAL domain-containing protein — MEPRPLVLIVDDIPGNRMIIRKVLGEEGYRLLEAENGWEAVQIALKEIPDLILMDLMMPEMDGHTAIRRLRENEKTQRIPILVLSAVSEKSQRIQALEEGALDFIGKPFDRHELLAHARSYTKMSLLNKKYVLSTMDPRTRLPNKTALQDDLLHAIAPKLFVLKIDNLDAICKFYGNETASRVEVRFAELLPQFISQKLSVEPKVYYVSDATFGIFLDDADGVVGERGMRRICELLLDLIRNQKFVAHNHEFNVDVTIGVSLGGGDILQRALLALDNAVTSHHGWFVAEEIIADLHKEIESNIFWLGRIRSAIKNDWLVPWFQPILNNRTGRIEKYESLMRLLNPDGSVDTPGCFLSVAKKSRYYPDLTRAILTKTVRAFAQRSESVSVNLSVLDIENPDTRAFILNMIRENPQISRRLIVEIVEEEGSKSFEAIRSFIGDVKAHGIRIALDDFGSGYSNFKRIMELNIDYLKLDGSLVRDILRDEACAKVVRMMTEFAHNSGLLTIAEYVESQVLQDELLRIGVDYSQGYLIGKPAPLE; from the coding sequence ATGGAACCCAGGCCGCTGGTCCTGATCGTGGACGACATCCCCGGCAACCGGATGATCATCCGCAAGGTCCTCGGGGAGGAAGGCTACCGCCTCCTGGAAGCCGAAAACGGCTGGGAGGCCGTGCAGATCGCCCTGAAGGAGATCCCCGACCTGATCCTGATGGACCTGATGATGCCGGAGATGGACGGTCACACCGCGATCCGGCGCCTGCGGGAGAACGAGAAGACCCAGCGCATCCCCATCCTCGTCCTGTCCGCCGTGTCGGAGAAGTCGCAGCGCATCCAGGCCCTCGAGGAAGGGGCCCTCGACTTCATCGGCAAACCCTTCGACCGCCACGAATTGCTCGCCCACGCCCGCTCCTACACGAAGATGTCCCTCCTCAACAAGAAGTACGTCCTCTCCACGATGGACCCCCGGACCCGCCTCCCCAACAAGACGGCCCTCCAGGATGACCTGCTGCACGCGATCGCGCCGAAGCTTTTCGTCCTGAAAATCGACAACCTCGACGCCATCTGCAAGTTCTACGGGAACGAGACCGCCTCGCGGGTGGAGGTCCGCTTCGCGGAGCTGCTGCCCCAGTTCATCAGCCAGAAGCTGTCGGTGGAACCGAAGGTCTACTACGTCAGCGACGCCACCTTCGGCATCTTCCTCGACGACGCGGACGGCGTGGTGGGCGAGCGCGGGATGCGCCGGATCTGCGAGCTTCTGCTCGACCTCATCCGGAACCAGAAGTTCGTCGCCCACAACCACGAGTTCAACGTCGACGTCACCATCGGGGTCTCCCTGGGCGGGGGGGACATCCTGCAGCGGGCCCTCCTGGCGCTCGACAACGCCGTCACGTCGCACCACGGCTGGTTCGTCGCCGAGGAGATCATCGCCGACCTCCACAAGGAGATCGAGAGCAACATCTTCTGGCTGGGGCGAATCCGGAGCGCCATCAAGAACGACTGGCTGGTGCCCTGGTTCCAGCCCATCCTCAACAACCGGACCGGCCGGATCGAGAAGTACGAATCCCTGATGCGCCTTCTCAACCCCGACGGCTCGGTCGATACCCCGGGATGCTTCCTCTCCGTGGCCAAGAAGAGCCGGTACTACCCCGATCTGACCCGGGCCATCCTGACCAAGACCGTCCGGGCCTTTGCCCAGCGCAGCGAGAGCGTCTCCGTCAACCTGTCGGTCCTGGACATCGAAAACCCCGACACCCGGGCCTTCATCCTCAACATGATCCGGGAAAACCCCCAGATCTCCCGGCGCCTGATCGTCGAAATCGTGGAGGAAGAGGGCTCGAAGAGCTTCGAGGCGATCCGGAGCTTCATCGGGGACGTGAAAGCGCACGGCATCCGGATCGCCCTGGACGACTTCGGCAGCGGCTACTCCAATTTCAAGCGGATCATGGAGTTGAACATCGACTACCTGAAGCTCGACGGCAGCCTGGTCCGCGACATCCTCCGGGACGAGGCCTGTGCGAAGGTCGTGCGGATGATGACGGAGTTCGCTCACAACTCCGGCCTGCTGACCATCGCCGAGTACGTGGAGAGCCAGGTGCTCCAGGACGAACTGCTCCGGATCGGCGTGGACTATTCCCAGGGCTACCTCATCGGCAAACCGGCCCCGCTGGAGTGA
- a CDS encoding CYTH domain-containing protein, which yields MGMEIERKFTVGEDWSVPAGDGVRIRQGYLSVDPARTVRVRLAGDRGFLTVKGKTEGACRPEYEYEIPFDDAAEMLGALCDRPAVEKVRYRVPYGGKTWEVDVFEGGNAGLRLAEVELDNPGEVVKPPPWAGAEVTSDPRFQNVNLYLSPFASWRPEG from the coding sequence ATGGGCATGGAGATCGAACGCAAATTCACCGTGGGCGAGGATTGGTCCGTCCCCGCGGGCGACGGTGTCCGGATTCGACAGGGCTACCTCTCGGTGGACCCGGCGCGGACCGTCCGGGTCCGCCTGGCCGGGGACCGGGGTTTCCTCACCGTCAAGGGGAAGACGGAGGGCGCCTGCCGGCCGGAGTACGAGTACGAAATCCCTTTCGACGACGCGGCGGAGATGCTGGGGGCGCTCTGCGACCGGCCGGCCGTGGAGAAGGTCCGGTACCGTGTCCCTTACGGCGGGAAAACCTGGGAAGTGGACGTGTTCGAGGGGGGCAACGCCGGGCTCCGGTTGGCGGAGGTGGAGCTGGACAACCCGGGTGAGGTTGTCAAGCCGCCACCCTGGGCTGGTGCGGAAGTCACCTCGGACCCCCGTTTCCAGAACGTGAACCTTTACCTGAGCCCGTTCGCGTCGTGGCGTCCGGAAGGATGA